The following coding sequences are from one Mesorhizobium onobrychidis window:
- a CDS encoding YkgJ family cysteine cluster protein, with protein MASAGDFSPLREGAGPVGLFDCQSCGACCSYSAEWPRFSTEDDAQLDLIPQKYVAADESGMRCDGVRCSALAGEVGKSTTCGIYEVRPDVCRACMPGGDDCLMARKAHGMPTL; from the coding sequence GAGGGCGCTGGCCCGGTTGGCCTCTTCGATTGCCAGAGCTGCGGCGCCTGCTGTTCCTATTCGGCCGAATGGCCGCGCTTCTCGACCGAAGACGACGCGCAGCTCGACCTGATCCCGCAGAAGTATGTGGCCGCCGACGAATCCGGCATGCGCTGCGACGGCGTGCGCTGCTCGGCGCTTGCCGGCGAGGTCGGCAAGTCGACCACTTGCGGCATTTACGAGGTCCGACCGGACGTCTGCCGCGCCTGCATGCCCGGCGGCGACGATTGCCTGATGGCGCGCAAGGCACATGGGATGCCGACGTTGTAG